One genomic window of Quercus lobata isolate SW786 chromosome 9, ValleyOak3.0 Primary Assembly, whole genome shotgun sequence includes the following:
- the LOC115961367 gene encoding uncharacterized protein LOC115961367 — translation MGGDPSWRNQNLYCTYHRDKGHTTEQCRVLKDHLGQLVRVGYLKEFVVDSGNQGTRQGAQQRGNPFLPPLGVIEVIHAAPRGTVVTRRKGVLTVVPIKDCLGKKSFEKKMKFAREPITFNNDDLEGTIQPHDDALVVTARINCFIVKRVMVDQGSGVDVMYSDLFKGLGLKNADLSKYDTPLVGFYGMVVIP, via the coding sequence atgggggGTGACCCATCCTGGAGGAACCAGAACTTGTACTGTACCTATCATAGGGATAAAGGGCACACTACCGAGCAATGCCGGGTGTTAAAAGATCATCTAGGGCAGTTAGTGAGGGTAGGATATCTGAAGGAGTTTGTGGTGGATTCAGGGAACCAGGGTACCAGGCAAGGTGCTCAGCAAAGGGGAAACCCTTTCCTGCCCCCATTGGGAGtgatcgaagtcatccatgctgCCCCGAGGGGTACTGTTGTGACCAGGAGGAAGGGAGTGTTGACTGTAGTGCCTATAAAAGACTGCTTGGGCAAGAAATCCTttgagaagaagatgaagtttgCTCGGGAGCCCATCACTTTCAACAACGATGATTTAGAAGGAACAATTCAGCCGCACGACGATGCGTTGGTGGTGACGGCCCGAATAAACTGTTTCATAGTAAAGAGGGTGATGGTAGACCAAGGAAGTGGGGTTGATGTGATGTATTCGGACCTATTCAAAGGACTCGGACTAAAGAACGCGGACCTCTCGAAGTATGATACGCCTCTGGTTGGGTTTTATGGCATGGTGGTGATTCCCTAG
- the LOC115961368 gene encoding uncharacterized protein LOC115961368, protein MSGASEHGQLDKRDEELEWLRRLVRDLELEARDRDLDSPEERRPRNATMDAMSCALCRAARSPFSDDIERAPMPSRFMHPPFNSYDGKKDLIEHVSHYIQMMSLHTHNDALMCKVFLSSLGPTTLRWFNGLREGSIHSFAELIQEFGVRFVTNSRVSQPVDALLSMKMRVGETFRSYASWYWEFYNEISGGKEKITVSTFRMGLPKDFKLRESLTRKPLEDMRQLMRRIEEYKRLEDDRL, encoded by the exons ATGTCGGGTGCTTCAGAGCATGGGCAACTCGACAAGAGAGATGAGGAACTTGAGTGGTTGCGCAGACTGgtaagagatttggagttggAAGCAAGAG ATCGAGATTTAGATTCCCCAGAAGAGCGACGGCCCCGTAATGCCACCATGGATGCTATGAGTTGCGCCTTATGCAGAGCTGCTCGTTCGCCGTTCTCAGACGACATTGAACGGGCCCCAATGCCGAGTAGATTTATGCACCCACCATTCAATTCCTATGATGGGAAAAAGGACCTGATAGAGCACGTCAGTCATTATATCCAGATGATGTCTCTGCATACTCATAATGACGCGCTAATGTGTAAGGTATTTCTCTCAAGCCTCGGGCCCACTACTTTGAGATGGTTTAATGGACTACGGGAGGGTTCCATTCATAGTTTTGCGGAGTTGATCCAAGAATTCGGCGTCCGGTTTGTAACCAATAGCCGGGTATCGCAACCAGTAGATGCATTACTATCTATGAAAATGAGGGTTGGAGAAACCTTTCGCAGTTATGCTAGTTGGTATTGGGAGTTTTATAATGAGATTAGTGGAGGCAAGGAGAAGATTACGGTGAGCACCTTTAGAATGGGGCTTCCCAAAGACTTCAAACTACGAGAGTCATTGACGAGGAAGCCTCTCGAGGATATGAGGCAGCTCATGAGGCGTAttgaggagtacaaacgcctaGAGGATGACCGGTTGTAG